One segment of Dolichospermum sp. DET69 DNA contains the following:
- a CDS encoding DUF3318 domain-containing protein: MTSYATSSAKAEMSELRRLKSLLPPELQSWVTVEGTTEVNPSLIRCEEIGKDQVEIQIDLVKWDALAMDQRNLLFWHEVARVQNDTIPKDGWEMAALAIGLGGAVGELWVQDGLLLVLAMALCGVSGWRLYQKNNGGKQVKELLDADEKAIALATRFGYSLPNAYKSLGSALKTLVENTPSKGQRSRYEARLSALKRSANKAKTKSRNEDSGL, translated from the coding sequence ATGACATCCTATGCAACCTCCTCTGCTAAAGCAGAAATGAGTGAACTCCGACGGTTAAAAAGCTTATTACCCCCAGAATTACAAAGTTGGGTAACAGTTGAAGGCACAACGGAGGTTAATCCATCTTTGATTCGTTGCGAAGAAATTGGTAAAGACCAAGTAGAAATTCAAATTGACTTGGTGAAATGGGACGCTCTGGCAATGGACCAGCGGAATTTGCTGTTTTGGCATGAGGTTGCTCGCGTTCAAAATGACACTATTCCTAAAGATGGTTGGGAAATGGCAGCACTGGCCATTGGTTTAGGTGGTGCTGTAGGTGAATTATGGGTACAAGATGGATTATTGCTAGTATTAGCTATGGCACTCTGTGGCGTGTCCGGTTGGCGATTATATCAAAAAAATAATGGGGGCAAACAGGTTAAAGAATTGCTAGATGCTGACGAAAAAGCGATCGCTCTAGCAACCCGTTTCGGATATAGTTTACCCAACGCCTATAAAAGTCTTGGTAGTGCCTTAAAAACCTTAGTTGAAAACACTCCTAGTAAAGGTCAGCGTTCTCGATATGAAGCTAGACTTTCTGCTCTCAAACGGAGTGCCAACAAAGCCAAAACTAAATCTAGGAATGAGGACTCTGGACTGTAA
- the glpX gene encoding class II fructose-bisphosphatase produces MENTLGLEIIEVVEQAAIASAKWMGKGEKDIADQVAVEAMRERMNKIHMRGRIVIGEGERDNAPMLYIGEEVGICTQPDAKDFCNVNELIEIDIAVDPCEGTNLVAYGQPGSMAVLAISEKGGLFAAPDFYMKKLAAPPAAKGLVDINKSATENLKILAECLDRAIDELVIVVMKRERHSDLIKEIREAGARVSLISDGDVGAAISCGFSGTNIHALMGIGAAPEGVISAAAMRALGGHFQGQLIYDPAVVKTGLIGESKEANIDRLTSMNITDPDKVYDAHELASGQNVLFAGCGITSGNLMQGARFFKGGVRTQSLVISSQSKTARFVDTIHMNEQPKVVQLH; encoded by the coding sequence ATGGAAAATACACTTGGGTTAGAAATCATAGAAGTAGTTGAGCAAGCGGCAATCGCATCTGCAAAGTGGATGGGTAAGGGCGAAAAGGACATTGCTGACCAAGTAGCAGTGGAAGCTATGCGCGAACGGATGAACAAAATCCATATGCGTGGACGCATCGTTATCGGTGAAGGTGAACGTGACAACGCTCCCATGCTCTACATTGGTGAAGAAGTTGGTATCTGTACCCAGCCAGATGCGAAAGATTTCTGTAATGTTAATGAACTTATAGAAATTGACATCGCTGTTGACCCTTGCGAAGGGACAAATTTAGTAGCTTACGGACAACCCGGTTCCATGGCTGTTTTGGCAATTTCCGAAAAAGGTGGTCTATTTGCTGCTCCTGACTTCTACATGAAGAAACTCGCAGCACCCCCAGCAGCTAAAGGTTTGGTTGACATCAACAAATCAGCTACAGAAAACCTCAAGATCCTCGCTGAGTGTCTAGATCGTGCCATTGATGAACTTGTGATTGTAGTGATGAAGCGCGAGCGCCACAGCGATTTAATCAAGGAAATCCGTGAAGCTGGGGCTAGAGTATCACTAATTTCTGATGGTGACGTAGGTGCTGCTATATCCTGCGGTTTTTCTGGGACTAACATTCATGCTCTCATGGGTATCGGTGCTGCACCCGAAGGTGTAATTTCTGCTGCTGCAATGCGGGCTTTGGGTGGACACTTCCAAGGACAACTTATCTACGATCCAGCAGTAGTGAAAACAGGTTTGATTGGTGAAAGCAAAGAAGCCAACATTGATCGTCTCACCTCTATGAATATCACTGACCCTGATAAGGTCTATGATGCTCATGAACTCGCATCTGGTCAAAACGTTCTGTTCGCAGGTTGTGGTATTACCAGTGGTAATCTAATGCAAGGTGCGCGCTTCTTCAAGGGCGGTGTGAGAACTCAAAGTTTGGTTATTTCTAGCCAGTCTAAAACTGCTCGGTTTGTGGATACCATTCACATGAATGAACAACCCAAGGTTGTGCAATTGCACTAG
- a CDS encoding DUF262 domain-containing protein: MLLLWGLQVLDAEEINPFEVDKIDLIKRIGNEISKNYEKFTEVESHYYKQVYERFLFTAQLFEKEFNKSFRAYVEGDKKNRDDLKQIRSENNDTDTKLGELASLRVTKPDPSRSSIDDIVRVMGRNMFLVRPSYQRSEVISISKASSIIESILLGISLPPIFIYKRKDGVSEVVDGQQRLLTILGFIGQQYIDENNEQCKTKNSEFSLKGLRILTNLQNKKYKDLDISLQDKILDFELFVVEIQEILNLDFNPVDLFVRLNNKPYPIRENSFEMWNSWVLRDVIEAIRKSLNRHKAWFNIKLLKGRNDRDRMENEELYTSLIYLEYQRMKNKDAEKYLYFYGKNDGISVRMGLLMKSQSFFKMYLKMMMPNSLNVVHHWDYLPVNYKLDAN, encoded by the coding sequence ATGCTTTTGTTGTGGGGATTACAAGTATTAGATGCTGAAGAAATTAATCCATTTGAAGTTGATAAGATCGACTTAATCAAGCGGATTGGAAATGAAATTTCTAAAAACTATGAAAAGTTTACTGAAGTTGAATCTCATTACTACAAACAAGTTTATGAAAGATTTTTATTCACCGCTCAACTGTTTGAAAAAGAGTTTAACAAGAGCTTTCGTGCCTACGTAGAAGGAGATAAAAAGAACAGAGACGACTTAAAACAAATTAGAAGTGAAAATAACGATACTGATACAAAACTTGGAGAATTAGCTTCTTTAAGGGTTACTAAGCCTGACCCTTCACGAAGTTCTATTGATGATATTGTGAGAGTCATGGGACGTAATATGTTTCTTGTTCGTCCTTCTTATCAAAGATCCGAAGTAATTAGCATATCTAAGGCATCTTCGATTATTGAAAGTATACTTCTAGGAATTAGTCTTCCGCCTATTTTTATTTATAAGCGCAAAGATGGCGTATCTGAAGTAGTAGATGGTCAACAGCGACTATTAACAATTTTAGGTTTTATAGGACAGCAATACATAGACGAGAACAATGAACAATGTAAAACGAAGAATTCTGAATTTTCGTTAAAAGGATTAAGGATTTTAACAAATTTACAAAACAAGAAATATAAAGATCTTGATATTTCTCTACAAGATAAAATTTTAGACTTTGAGTTATTTGTAGTTGAGATCCAAGAAATTCTTAATCTAGATTTCAACCCTGTAGATCTTTTTGTAAGACTAAATAATAAACCATATCCCATCCGTGAAAATTCTTTCGAGATGTGGAATTCTTGGGTACTTAGGGATGTTATTGAAGCTATTCGTAAGAGTCTTAACAGGCATAAGGCATGGTTTAATATTAAGTTGCTAAAGGGACGTAACGATAGAGATAGGATGGAAAATGAAGAGCTTTACACATCTCTGATTTATCTTGAGTATCAACGTATGAAAAATAAAGATGCTGAGAAATATTTGTATTTTTATGGTAAAAATGATGGAATTAGTGTAAGGATGGGTCTTCTCATGAAATCACAAAGCTTCTTCAAAATGTATCTGAAGATGATGATGCCAAATAGCTTAAATGTAGTCCATCACTGGGATTATTTACCCGTAAATTATAAACTGGATGCCAACTAG
- a CDS encoding mucoidy inhibitor MuiA family protein produces MVNPETPFWQQPIDSQIVAVTVYSDQALVTRRAVVSLSGGERELFITPLPVTLEVDSIRVSGVGTAVVKLLGVSSDRLQTTEPIGEKVTQLTGQIQQIETQKRHLQAQIDALSLQSSFIVGLREKTEDPFSQSLARKNISLSETLDFLNFLGSQYCKYAIAVGECKAQLPELEKQLQTLRAVLQKVQTPHIQESLNVIVGVEVQQAGEFELEIAYMIPNASWHPVYNLRVNNPSDGLHLSYLASSSSDTF; encoded by the coding sequence ATGGTAAACCCAGAAACACCATTTTGGCAGCAACCGATAGACAGCCAAATTGTCGCAGTCACAGTCTATAGTGATCAAGCTTTGGTGACAAGACGAGCAGTGGTATCCTTATCAGGAGGAGAACGGGAATTATTTATTACCCCATTGCCAGTAACTCTAGAAGTTGATTCTATTAGGGTAAGTGGTGTTGGTACAGCGGTGGTAAAGTTGTTGGGAGTTAGTAGCGATCGCCTGCAAACTACTGAACCCATCGGGGAAAAAGTCACCCAATTAACCGGACAAATTCAACAAATTGAAACTCAAAAACGGCATTTACAAGCTCAAATAGATGCCTTATCCCTACAATCTAGTTTTATTGTGGGGTTACGGGAAAAAACTGAAGACCCATTTTCCCAAAGTTTAGCGAGAAAAAATATCAGCTTGAGTGAAACTCTGGATTTTCTCAACTTTCTAGGTAGTCAATATTGCAAATATGCGATCGCTGTTGGGGAATGTAAAGCTCAACTTCCAGAATTAGAGAAGCAATTACAAACACTCCGCGCTGTTTTACAGAAAGTTCAGACACCCCATATACAAGAAAGTTTGAATGTGATTGTGGGAGTAGAAGTTCAACAAGCAGGAGAATTTGAGTTAGAAATAGCTTATATGATTCCTAATGCTAGTTGGCATCCAGTTTATAATTTACGGGTAAATAATCCCAGTGATGGACTACATTTAAGCTATTTGGCATCATCATCTTCAGATACATTTTGA
- a CDS encoding O-antigen ligase family protein, whose protein sequence is MLGNSLNKSFYHPNPRLQTPWNWLQFGLISFPLSPLLGGISIVVASLITWRKQYHIISDRPIHKGFAILSILLLITTGFASHKLEAFLGLFNLLPFFGFFTGLTPLIRTPNQLRQISWIMVFGSVPILIIGFGQVFLGWNFQFQFLWIVFDWVVAPEKSLSGRMTANFMHPNTLAAYLVTIFILGLGLWLENYHKLKQKDRLIIFLTITVFANFIALILTNSRNGWGITIFACLAYALYKGWRLIVATVVSITSCCFVAAFAPVPIAQFFRLFVPYGIWARLNDDMFPGRPVGLMRKTQWEFAWNLTQQHPLTGSGLRSFGGLYKTQMQIDVNHPHNLFLMLSAETGLITTLLFCGLLTWILIVASQILWKSKSIEPENRFIFFSYIITFIGWILFNTVDVTTFDIRLNTLSWVFVAALSGVMYQYRRE, encoded by the coding sequence ATGTTGGGAAATAGCTTAAATAAAAGTTTTTATCATCCAAATCCCCGCTTACAAACCCCTTGGAATTGGCTGCAATTTGGACTCATATCTTTCCCCCTGAGTCCATTGTTGGGCGGTATTTCGATAGTTGTGGCATCGTTAATAACTTGGCGTAAACAATACCATATCATTAGCGATCGCCCTATTCACAAGGGATTTGCTATTTTGAGTATTTTACTACTCATTACTACCGGATTTGCCTCTCACAAACTAGAGGCTTTTTTAGGTTTATTCAATTTATTACCCTTCTTTGGCTTTTTTACTGGACTAACTCCCCTGATCCGAACACCCAACCAATTACGACAAATTTCTTGGATCATGGTGTTTGGTTCTGTACCTATTTTAATTATAGGTTTTGGGCAAGTATTTCTGGGTTGGAATTTCCAATTTCAGTTTTTATGGATTGTTTTTGATTGGGTAGTTGCACCAGAAAAATCATTATCAGGACGCATGACTGCTAATTTCATGCACCCTAATACTTTAGCAGCTTATTTAGTAACTATTTTTATTTTGGGTTTAGGTTTATGGCTGGAAAACTATCACAAACTCAAGCAAAAAGATCGCCTCATTATCTTTTTAACAATTACGGTATTTGCTAACTTTATTGCCTTGATTTTAACCAATTCTCGTAATGGTTGGGGAATAACTATTTTTGCCTGTTTAGCTTATGCGTTATATAAAGGTTGGCGATTAATTGTTGCTACGGTTGTTAGTATTACCAGTTGTTGTTTTGTAGCTGCTTTTGCACCTGTACCTATTGCCCAATTTTTCCGTCTTTTTGTTCCCTACGGGATTTGGGCGCGGTTAAATGATGATATGTTTCCTGGTAGACCTGTAGGATTAATGCGGAAAACCCAATGGGAATTTGCCTGGAATTTAACTCAACAACATCCTTTAACTGGTTCAGGTTTACGCAGTTTTGGTGGACTGTATAAAACCCAAATGCAAATTGATGTAAATCATCCCCACAATTTATTTTTAATGCTGTCTGCGGAAACTGGTTTAATTACTACTTTGTTATTTTGTGGATTACTAACTTGGATCTTAATTGTTGCTAGTCAAATTCTCTGGAAATCAAAATCTATAGAACCAGAAAATCGTTTCATCTTCTTTAGTTATATCATCACCTTTATCGGCTGGATATTATTCAATACTGTTGATGTTACCACCTTTGATATCCGTTTGAATACTCTCTCTTGGGTTTTTGTGGCTGCATTGTCTGGAGTTATGTATCAATATCGTAGGGAATAG
- a CDS encoding glutamyl-tRNA reductase, whose protein sequence is MNIAVVGLSHKTAPVEVREKLSIPEPQIEGIIAHLLSYPHIDEVAILSTCNRLEIYIVSNETTQGIHEVTQFLSEHSKLPIISLRHHLFMLLHGDAVTHILRVAAGLDSLVLGEGQILAQVKNTHKLGQQFNGIKTILNRLFKQALTAGKRVRTETSIGTGAVSISSAAVELAQMKVGNLSTYRVSILGAGKMSRLLVQHLISKGATQISIVNRSRGRAEELAKQFSEQPIQIHLLPEMMSVVAASDIVFTSTSSTEPILDRAKLETVLEPNQQLMLFDISVPRNVDADVNDLANVKAFNVDDLKAVVAQNYESRRQMAQEAEKILDEEVEAFDIWWRSLETVSTISSLRNKIETIREQELEKALSRLGSEFGEKHQEIIEALTRGIVNKILHDPMVQLRAQQDVDARRRCMQTLQMLFNLDTEEQFS, encoded by the coding sequence ATGAATATTGCAGTGGTGGGGTTAAGCCATAAAACAGCCCCTGTAGAAGTTAGAGAAAAATTAAGTATTCCCGAACCGCAAATTGAAGGGATAATTGCTCATCTTCTCAGTTATCCTCATATTGATGAAGTCGCTATCCTCAGCACTTGTAACCGTTTAGAAATTTACATCGTCAGCAACGAAACCACTCAGGGTATTCACGAAGTTACTCAGTTTCTTTCTGAACATAGCAAACTGCCGATCATATCTCTACGACATCATTTGTTTATGTTGCTGCATGGTGATGCCGTTACCCATATCTTACGGGTTGCGGCTGGTTTGGATAGTCTTGTTTTGGGTGAAGGTCAAATTCTTGCCCAAGTTAAAAATACCCATAAACTCGGACAACAATTTAATGGGATCAAAACCATTTTAAATAGGCTATTTAAACAAGCTTTAACAGCAGGTAAACGAGTTCGTACAGAAACCAGTATTGGTACTGGTGCAGTTTCCATCAGCTCGGCGGCAGTAGAATTGGCACAGATGAAAGTAGGAAATTTATCTACTTATCGGGTATCTATTCTCGGTGCGGGAAAAATGTCCCGGTTATTGGTACAACACCTGATTTCTAAAGGTGCAACTCAAATTAGTATTGTTAATCGTTCTCGTGGCCGGGCTGAGGAATTAGCTAAACAGTTTTCAGAACAACCTATACAAATCCATCTACTTCCAGAAATGATGTCAGTGGTTGCCGCTAGTGATATTGTATTTACTAGCACGTCTTCGACTGAACCCATTCTAGATCGCGCTAAGTTGGAAACGGTGTTAGAACCAAATCAACAGTTGATGTTATTTGATATTTCTGTCCCCCGCAATGTGGATGCAGATGTCAATGATTTAGCGAATGTCAAAGCTTTTAACGTGGATGATTTGAAAGCAGTTGTCGCCCAAAATTATGAAAGCCGGCGGCAAATGGCGCAGGAAGCTGAGAAAATCCTAGATGAGGAAGTAGAAGCTTTTGATATTTGGTGGCGGAGTTTGGAAACTGTTTCCACAATTAGTTCTCTACGAAATAAAATAGAAACTATCCGCGAACAAGAGTTAGAAAAGGCTTTATCTCGCTTGGGTTCAGAATTTGGCGAAAAGCACCAAGAAATAATTGAAGCTTTGACACGGGGAATAGTCAATAAAATTCTTCATGATCCAATGGTGCAATTACGCGCCCAGCAAGATGTTGACGCTAGAAGACGATGTATGCAAACTCTTCAAATGTTATTTAACTTAGATACAGAGGAACAGTTTAGCTGA
- a CDS encoding HNH endonuclease has product MSYVSVPLRRLVTQRAGDKCEYCQFPQADSFFSFEIEHIIAEKHDGITEAENLALSCPCCNRFKGSDIGSIDPETGKLTPFFNPRLQQWSDHFQLERGTIIPLTAEGRVTAKILQFNLLERILERKQINSIVQDSPPHQLF; this is encoded by the coding sequence ATGAGCTATGTATCAGTTCCCCTGCGTCGGCTTGTAACCCAACGCGCTGGAGATAAATGCGAATATTGCCAATTTCCCCAAGCAGATTCATTTTTCTCCTTTGAAATAGAACATATCATTGCCGAAAAACACGATGGGATCACAGAAGCCGAAAATCTAGCATTGTCCTGTCCTTGCTGTAACCGATTCAAAGGCTCTGACATAGGTTCAATCGATCCTGAAACAGGAAAGTTGACTCCTTTTTTCAATCCCCGTCTCCAACAATGGTCAGATCACTTCCAGCTAGAAAGAGGCACAATTATTCCACTGACCGCAGAAGGGCGTGTAACTGCTAAAATCCTCCAATTTAACCTCCTTGAACGCATCCTCGAACGCAAACAGATTAACTCTATTGTGCAAGATTCACCGCCTCACCAACTTTTTTGA